The Deltaproteobacteria bacterium genome includes a region encoding these proteins:
- the rplU gene encoding 50S ribosomal protein L21, with protein sequence MYAVVRTGGKQLRVSPGDVVNVEKLSVEPGATVELTDVLMVSTDQGTTVGTPTVHGAAV encoded by the coding sequence ATGTACGCTGTTGTCCGCACCGGGGGGAAGCAGCTCCGCGTCTCCCCGGGCGATGTCGTCAACGTGGAGAAGCTTTCGGTCGAGCCCGGCGCGACCGTCGAACTCACGGACGTGCTGATGGTATCGACCGACCAGGGAACCACCGTCGGGACTCCCACCGTCCATGGCGCCGCCGTG